A single genomic interval of Nocardioides palaemonis harbors:
- a CDS encoding peptidylprolyl isomerase, translated as MSKRPSLSRPAAVLACLSVLVLAGCGNEGDGSSDTAQESTSESPSSDSSAASGKTATCDYPSDGQEPAREVDAPDAEAPAEGTVAATITTNFGDIGLTLDAADAPCTVNSFVSLAEQGFYDDTTCPRIGDQEGFGILQCGDPTGTSAGGPGYSFDDELSGDETYPAGTLAMANAGANTNGSQFFLVFRDSQFPPSYTTFGTIDEAGLKVIDAIAKEGNDASNPAGGGQPNKEVTIEKVTVS; from the coding sequence ATGTCGAAGCGACCCTCACTGTCCCGTCCCGCCGCCGTGCTGGCCTGCCTGTCCGTCCTCGTCCTGGCCGGGTGCGGCAACGAGGGCGACGGCTCCTCCGACACCGCGCAGGAGTCGACCAGCGAGTCGCCGTCGTCCGACTCCTCGGCCGCCTCCGGCAAGACCGCCACGTGCGACTACCCCTCCGACGGCCAGGAGCCGGCCCGCGAGGTCGACGCCCCCGACGCGGAGGCGCCTGCCGAGGGCACCGTCGCGGCGACCATCACCACCAACTTCGGCGACATCGGCCTGACGCTCGACGCGGCCGACGCCCCGTGCACGGTCAACTCGTTCGTGTCGCTGGCCGAGCAGGGCTTCTACGACGACACCACCTGCCCGCGCATCGGCGACCAGGAGGGCTTCGGCATCCTGCAGTGCGGCGACCCGACCGGCACCAGCGCCGGCGGCCCGGGCTACTCGTTCGACGACGAGCTCAGCGGCGACGAGACCTACCCGGCCGGCACGCTGGCGATGGCCAACGCGGGCGCGAACACCAACGGCTCGCAGTTCTTCCTGGTCTTCCGCGACTCGCAGTTCCCGCCGAGCTACACGACGTTCGGCACGATCGACGAGGCCGGCCTGAAGGTCATCGACGCGATCGCCAAGGAGGGCAACGACGCCTCCAACCCGGCCGGCGGCGGGCAGCCCA
- a CDS encoding aldo/keto reductase, whose translation MAHTPVHELNDGTTLPAVGFGTYPLTGEDGTTALVGALEAGYRMLDTAVNYENEEEVGAALRRSGLPRDEVVVASKIPGRHHAYDDAIASVRGSLERLGVERTDLHLIHWPNPGRGKYVEAWRALVQLQRDGLVRSIGVSNFTEEHLTRIIDDTGVVPAVNQVELHPRFPQERMREVHARLGIVTEAWSPMGKRRAPLDEDAVTSAARAHGVTPGQVILRWHVQLGTLPIPKSADPERQRQNLDVFGFELAPDEVDAIGALAEDDGRLFGGDPDTHEEM comes from the coding sequence ATGGCCCACACCCCAGTCCACGAGCTCAACGACGGCACCACCCTCCCCGCAGTCGGCTTCGGCACCTACCCGCTGACGGGCGAGGACGGCACCACCGCGCTGGTCGGCGCCCTCGAGGCCGGCTACCGGATGCTCGACACGGCCGTGAACTACGAGAACGAGGAGGAGGTCGGGGCGGCGCTGCGCCGCTCCGGCCTCCCCCGCGACGAGGTCGTCGTCGCGAGCAAGATCCCGGGCCGCCACCACGCGTACGACGACGCGATCGCCTCGGTGCGCGGCTCGCTCGAGCGCCTCGGCGTCGAGCGCACCGACCTCCACCTCATCCACTGGCCCAACCCGGGCCGGGGGAAGTACGTCGAGGCGTGGCGGGCGCTCGTGCAGCTGCAGCGCGACGGGCTGGTCCGCTCGATCGGCGTCTCGAACTTCACCGAGGAGCACCTCACCCGGATCATCGACGACACCGGCGTGGTCCCGGCGGTCAACCAGGTGGAGCTGCACCCGCGGTTCCCGCAGGAGCGGATGCGCGAGGTGCACGCGCGGCTCGGCATCGTCACCGAGGCGTGGAGCCCGATGGGCAAGCGCCGCGCACCGCTCGACGAGGACGCCGTCACGTCGGCCGCCCGGGCCCACGGCGTGACGCCCGGGCAGGTCATCCTGCGCTGGCACGTCCAGCTCGGGACGCTGCCGATCCCGAAGTCCGCCGACCCGGAGCGCCAGCGGCAGAACCTCGACGTGTTCGGCTTCGAGCTGGCCCCCGACGAGGTCGACGCGATCGGTGCCCTGGCCGAGGACGACGGCCGGCTCTTCGGCGGCGACCCCGACACCCACGAGGAGATGTGA